A part of Desulfobacter sp. genomic DNA contains:
- a CDS encoding lysophospholipid acyltransferase family protein, giving the protein MKPSVLNNPVLKPVFYFIARAGLAIFGWRVQGRMPDLKKFILIAAPHSSNWDFVFFLFAIFKLQVPVHWMGKHTMFPLPFRHLLQRLGGIPIDRTQKGDTVKTMANEFSSADRLVVTIAPSGTRQRVTKWKTGFYRIASAAGVPIVLGFIDYKKKVIGIGPAVIPTGHLDSDMKKIQLFYRNKSGRYDQ; this is encoded by the coding sequence TTGAAACCAAGCGTATTAAACAATCCGGTGCTTAAGCCGGTTTTTTATTTTATTGCCAGGGCCGGACTTGCCATATTCGGCTGGCGCGTCCAGGGCCGCATGCCGGACCTGAAGAAATTCATCCTCATTGCCGCTCCCCACAGCAGTAACTGGGATTTTGTTTTTTTCCTTTTTGCCATTTTCAAATTACAGGTCCCCGTACACTGGATGGGGAAGCATACCATGTTCCCCCTGCCCTTCAGACACCTGCTCCAGCGCCTTGGCGGCATTCCCATCGACCGGACCCAAAAAGGTGATACCGTTAAAACAATGGCAAATGAATTCAGCAGCGCCGACCGCCTTGTTGTCACCATCGCCCCCTCGGGCACCCGGCAGCGGGTAACCAAGTGGAAAACCGGATTTTACAGAATTGCCTCGGCCGCCGGGGTCCCCATTGTCCTCGGATTTATCGACTATAAAAAGAAAGTCATTGGCATCGGCCCTGCAGTTATTCCCACCGGACATCTTGACTCAGATATGAAAAAAATCCAGTTGTTTTACAGGAACAAGTCCGGCCGGTACGACCAATAA
- a CDS encoding alpha/beta hydrolase gives METRITIPCESIRLDGWLNLNPGSKKGVVVTHPHPLYGGNMDNSVVLQIVQSFYRAGFTTLRFNFRGTGESSGMFDNGDGEQDDVRAALACLGEEGISEPYLAGYSFGSWVNARVVDAGAGIKDHIMVSPPCAFLAFDDVEKLPDTGLIVTGGNDDIAPPDKVRALIERWESPAEFAVLKNGDHFYSQTLAMLDKVLAGYLA, from the coding sequence ATGGAAACGCGCATCACCATTCCCTGTGAGAGTATTCGGCTTGACGGCTGGCTGAATCTCAATCCCGGCAGCAAAAAGGGGGTGGTGGTGACCCATCCCCATCCCCTTTACGGCGGGAATATGGATAATTCTGTCGTTCTGCAGATTGTCCAGAGCTTTTACCGGGCCGGGTTTACCACCCTGAGATTTAACTTCAGGGGGACCGGGGAGAGTTCAGGCATGTTCGACAACGGGGACGGGGAACAGGATGATGTTCGTGCGGCTTTGGCGTGCCTGGGGGAGGAGGGGATATCTGAGCCATACCTGGCGGGGTATTCCTTCGGCAGCTGGGTGAACGCCCGGGTAGTAGACGCCGGGGCCGGTATCAAAGACCATATCATGGTTTCTCCCCCCTGCGCCTTTCTCGCCTTTGACGATGTGGAAAAACTGCCGGATACAGGCCTTATTGTCACGGGCGGTAATGATGACATTGCCCCGCCCGATAAGGTCCGCGCCCTGATTGAACGGTGGGAAAGTCCTGCGGAGTTTGCCGTCCTCAAGAATGGGGACCACTTTTACTCTCAAACCCTGGCCATGCTGGATAAGGTTCTTGCCGGTTATTTGGCATAG
- a CDS encoding CTP synthase produces the protein MAENTKYIFVTGGVLSSLGKGLASAAIGMLLESRGLSVTIQKLDPYINVDPGTMNPFQHGEVFVTDDGAETDLDLGHYERFTNAKLGKNNNFTTGKIYNQVITKERKGEYLGGTVQVIPHITDEIKQAIHLVSNSTDVVIVEIGGTIGDIESLPFLEAIRQFKADVGSSNVIYIHLTLVPYIKTACEVKTKPTQHSVKELRSIGIQPDILLCRTESMLSQDIKRKIALFCNLEPDAVFTAKDVNCIYDVPLVYNQEGLGDTILKKLNIWARAPRLDDWREMVERLMNPHGKVNIAIVGKYVDLTESYKSLNEALTHGGIANETEVKLQFVDSSTLNKENVAEILSKSDGVLVPGGFGSRGVEGKILAAKYARENKVPFFGICLGMQMAVIEVARHLAGLEDANSEEFDPYTPHPVIYLMKEWVDEQTGKVEKRDESSDKGGTMRLGAYPCRLVEDTFAKNAYKETDISERHRHRFEFNNEYKEKLKEAGLVISGESPDHDLVEIVELADHPWYLGCQFHPEFKSKPMSPHPLFRAFIKASLKNRKE, from the coding sequence ATGGCTGAAAACACCAAATACATTTTTGTGACGGGCGGTGTGTTATCATCGTTGGGTAAAGGACTTGCGTCCGCTGCCATAGGGATGCTCCTGGAGAGCCGCGGGCTTTCCGTAACCATCCAGAAGCTGGACCCCTATATCAATGTTGACCCCGGCACCATGAATCCCTTCCAGCACGGGGAAGTCTTTGTCACCGACGACGGCGCCGAGACCGACCTGGACCTGGGTCACTATGAGCGGTTCACCAATGCCAAGCTGGGCAAGAACAATAATTTCACCACGGGCAAAATTTACAACCAGGTCATCACCAAGGAACGTAAGGGTGAATACCTGGGCGGCACGGTCCAGGTGATCCCCCATATTACCGATGAGATCAAGCAGGCCATTCATCTGGTGTCCAATAGTACCGATGTGGTGATTGTGGAGATCGGCGGTACCATCGGTGATATCGAATCTTTACCTTTTCTTGAGGCCATCCGCCAGTTTAAGGCCGATGTGGGATCCTCCAATGTGATTTACATCCATCTGACCCTGGTGCCCTATATCAAGACCGCCTGCGAGGTGAAAACCAAACCCACCCAGCACAGCGTCAAGGAGTTGAGAAGTATCGGCATCCAGCCGGACATTCTGCTCTGCCGTACCGAAAGCATGCTCTCCCAGGATATTAAGAGGAAGATCGCCCTGTTCTGCAACCTGGAACCCGATGCCGTATTTACGGCCAAGGATGTGAACTGCATCTACGACGTTCCCCTGGTGTACAACCAGGAAGGGCTGGGGGATACCATCCTTAAGAAGCTGAACATCTGGGCCCGGGCCCCCCGCCTGGACGACTGGCGGGAGATGGTGGAACGGCTCATGAATCCCCATGGTAAGGTGAATATCGCCATCGTGGGCAAGTATGTGGATCTTACCGAAAGCTATAAGAGCCTTAACGAAGCCCTGACCCACGGCGGTATTGCCAATGAAACCGAAGTGAAGCTCCAGTTTGTGGATTCCTCCACCCTGAACAAGGAGAATGTGGCGGAGATCCTGTCCAAGAGCGACGGGGTGCTGGTGCCCGGCGGATTCGGTTCCCGGGGGGTTGAAGGCAAGATCCTGGCTGCCAAATACGCCAGGGAAAACAAGGTGCCCTTTTTCGGGATCTGCCTGGGCATGCAGATGGCCGTGATTGAAGTGGCCCGTCATCTGGCCGGCCTGGAAGACGCCAACAGCGAAGAATTTGATCCCTATACCCCCCATCCGGTGATTTACCTGATGAAGGAATGGGTGGACGAGCAGACCGGCAAGGTTGAAAAACGGGATGAAAGTTCAGACAAGGGCGGCACCATGCGCCTGGGCGCCTATCCCTGCCGGCTGGTCGAGGATACCTTTGCCAAGAATGCCTATAAGGAAACAGATATTTCCGAACGGCACCGCCACCGGTTTGAATTCAATAATGAATACAAAGAGAAACTTAAAGAAGCCGGACTGGTCATCAGCGGCGAATCTCCGGACCATGACCTGGTGGAGATCGTTGAACTGGCAGACCATCCCTGGTATCTGGGCTGCCAATTCCATCCGGAGTTTAAATCCAAACCCATGTCCCCCCATCCGCTGTTCAGGGCATTTATCAAAGCCTCTTTGAAAAACAGAAAAGAATAG
- the eno gene encoding phosphopyruvate hydratase, whose amino-acid sequence MTELIDVRAREIVDSRGNPTVEVDVTLACGAHGRAAVPSGASTGTREALELRDNADNRFMGKGVLNAVANVNEVIAPEIIGYDAMDQAGLDRTMIDIDGTDNKSRLGANAILGVSMAAARAAADACDIPLYQHLGGINARVMPVPMMNIINGGAHAANNLDIQEFMILPVGAPSVTEAVRMGAETFHNLKKILKGQGLSTGVGDEGGFAPNLQSNEEAIEYIIRAIEAAGYRPGKDIGIGLDAAASEFFKEGKYVFESEGRELSAEELIDYYESLVDKYPLYSIEDGLAEGDWDNWELMTQRLGNRIQIVGDDIFVTNPDIFKKGIARGVGNSILIKLNQIGTVTETLDTIQMAKESGYTTVVSHRSGETEDTFIADLAVGVNAGQIKTGSMSRSDRVAKYNQLIRIEERLSDSAVFPEDLF is encoded by the coding sequence ATGACGGAACTGATTGATGTCAGGGCAAGGGAAATTGTTGATTCCAGGGGCAACCCCACCGTGGAAGTGGATGTGACCCTGGCCTGCGGCGCCCACGGCCGGGCCGCCGTGCCTTCCGGTGCGTCCACGGGTACCCGTGAAGCGCTGGAACTGAGGGATAATGCCGATAACCGTTTCATGGGCAAAGGGGTGCTCAACGCCGTGGCCAATGTCAATGAGGTGATCGCCCCGGAAATCATCGGGTACGACGCCATGGACCAGGCCGGCCTGGACCGGACCATGATTGATATCGACGGCACGGACAATAAGTCCCGTCTGGGGGCCAATGCCATCCTGGGCGTATCCATGGCCGCTGCCCGGGCGGCGGCTGATGCCTGCGATATCCCCCTGTACCAGCATCTGGGCGGAATCAACGCCCGGGTCATGCCCGTTCCCATGATGAATATCATCAACGGCGGGGCCCATGCGGCCAACAACCTGGACATCCAGGAGTTCATGATCCTTCCGGTTGGCGCGCCCAGCGTTACCGAAGCCGTGCGCATGGGGGCCGAAACCTTCCATAACCTGAAAAAAATTCTCAAGGGCCAGGGCCTGAGCACCGGCGTGGGGGACGAGGGCGGATTTGCTCCCAACCTCCAGTCCAATGAAGAGGCCATCGAATATATTATCCGGGCCATTGAGGCTGCCGGATACCGGCCGGGCAAGGATATCGGCATCGGCCTGGATGCGGCGGCTTCCGAATTCTTCAAAGAGGGGAAATACGTGTTCGAGTCCGAAGGCAGGGAACTTTCCGCCGAAGAACTCATCGATTACTATGAAAGCCTGGTGGATAAATATCCCCTCTACTCCATTGAGGACGGGCTTGCAGAAGGGGACTGGGACAACTGGGAACTCATGACCCAGCGCCTGGGCAACCGGATCCAGATCGTGGGGGACGATATCTTTGTCACCAACCCGGATATTTTCAAGAAGGGCATTGCCAGGGGCGTGGGTAACTCCATCCTCATCAAGCTCAACCAGATCGGTACGGTCACCGAGACCCTGGATACCATCCAGATGGCCAAGGAATCCGGTTACACCACCGTGGTTTCCCACCGGTCCGGCGAGACCGAGGATACCTTTATTGCCGACCTGGCCGTGGGCGTGAACGCCGGACAGATCAAAACCGGCTCCATGTCCAGAAGCGACCGGGTGGCCAAATACAACCAATTGATCCGCATTGAGGAACGGCTGTCGGATTCCGCCGTCTTCCCGGAGGATCTTTTTTAA
- a CDS encoding adenylate kinase — translation MNILFFGPNGSGKGTQGKILKDKYNIAHVESGAIFRDNIKGGTELGKKAKEYIDKGDLVPDEITIPMMIDRIEQDDCKNGWLLDGFPRNKVQSEKLHAALEEKGIKLNYVIEMLLDRQIAKDRIMGRRLCENDNNHPNNIFIDAIKPDGDKCRVCGGALSARDDDQDEAAIDKRHSIYYDTETGTLASSYYFRDLKDASFKYFTLNGEQPLPDVTAELVSKL, via the coding sequence ATGAACATTCTATTTTTCGGCCCCAACGGCAGCGGCAAAGGCACCCAGGGAAAAATCCTGAAAGATAAATATAACATTGCCCATGTTGAATCCGGCGCAATTTTCCGTGACAACATCAAAGGCGGCACCGAACTGGGCAAAAAAGCCAAAGAATACATCGACAAAGGCGACCTGGTACCCGATGAAATCACCATCCCCATGATGATCGACCGCATCGAACAGGACGACTGCAAAAACGGCTGGCTGCTGGACGGTTTCCCCAGAAACAAGGTACAGTCTGAAAAACTTCACGCCGCCCTGGAAGAAAAAGGCATCAAGCTGAACTATGTCATTGAAATGCTCCTGGACCGCCAGATTGCCAAAGACAGAATCATGGGCCGCCGGCTCTGTGAAAATGACAACAACCACCCCAACAATATCTTCATCGACGCCATCAAGCCCGACGGAGACAAATGCCGGGTATGCGGCGGCGCCCTTTCCGCCCGTGACGACGACCAGGACGAGGCTGCCATCGACAAACGCCATTCCATCTACTATGATACAGAAACCGGCACCCTGGCTTCTTCCTACTACTTCAGGGATCTGAAGGACGCCTCCTTCAAATACTTCACTCTGAACGGCGAACAGCCCCTGCCCGACGTTACTGCAGAACTGGTCTCCAAATTGTAA
- a CDS encoding alpha-D-glucose phosphate-specific phosphoglucomutase, whose amino-acid sequence MEKSAAKKTDVSTITSSYYSESIKGDVSFGTSGHRGSSLTGTFNERHVAAISQAVCEYRRANKVTGPLFLGYDTHALSKPAFRTALEVFAANGVDVAIHKDFEYTPTPVISFLVLEHNRKNKTFPADGVILTPSHNPPEDGGFKYNPPHGGPADVDVTNIIQKKANQLLESGNDGVKRIPYEKAYRASTTHEGDFISPYVDSLSSVIDTDIIRQSKIKIGIDPMGGAGVNFWAPIAEKYGFDITVVNSEIDKSFSFMPPDHDGKIRMDCSSPHAMENIIKLADHYDIAWGNDPDFDRHGIVCPDGLMNPNHYLSVAVWYLLQNRPDWGKNTGIGKTIVSTSMIDDIVKDMGRKLFETPVGFKWFVDGLLNGKIAFCGEESAGASLVRKDGSVWTTDKDGFVLTLLAAEILSQTGKTPSEIYNETLVRQYGAPYYKRVDGPITDRQKSILSGISPDTIRASSLAGLPIVDVRTRASGNNAPLGGVKVTLSDGSWFAIRPSGTEPKMKFYIESFGGKRLWENIHEEALNLIFNA is encoded by the coding sequence ATGGAAAAAAGTGCAGCAAAGAAGACAGATGTGTCAACAATTACCTCTTCTTATTATTCGGAATCAATAAAAGGCGATGTCTCATTCGGAACCTCGGGACACCGGGGATCCTCCTTAACGGGGACGTTCAATGAGAGGCATGTGGCCGCCATTTCCCAGGCCGTGTGTGAGTATCGCAGGGCAAATAAGGTCACAGGCCCGCTGTTTTTAGGATATGATACCCATGCCCTTTCAAAACCGGCATTTCGAACCGCCCTGGAGGTGTTTGCGGCAAACGGAGTTGATGTTGCCATCCACAAAGATTTCGAGTATACGCCAACACCCGTTATCTCGTTTCTGGTCTTAGAGCATAACAGGAAAAACAAAACCTTCCCTGCCGATGGCGTCATTCTCACACCGTCCCACAATCCCCCTGAAGATGGCGGTTTTAAGTACAACCCACCCCATGGCGGACCTGCAGATGTGGATGTAACAAATATTATCCAGAAGAAGGCCAACCAATTGCTCGAGTCCGGCAATGACGGGGTTAAAAGAATACCCTATGAAAAAGCATACCGTGCATCGACAACACATGAAGGGGATTTTATCTCGCCGTATGTTGACTCCTTATCCAGCGTTATTGACACCGATATCATCAGACAGTCAAAAATTAAAATCGGCATAGATCCCATGGGCGGTGCCGGTGTTAATTTTTGGGCGCCCATAGCAGAAAAATACGGTTTTGATATTACGGTGGTTAATTCTGAAATTGATAAATCATTTAGTTTCATGCCGCCCGACCATGATGGCAAAATAAGAATGGACTGCTCTTCCCCCCATGCAATGGAAAATATCATCAAGCTTGCCGATCACTACGACATTGCATGGGGGAATGATCCGGATTTCGACAGGCATGGGATTGTGTGCCCCGACGGTTTAATGAACCCCAACCATTATCTGTCGGTGGCCGTTTGGTATCTTCTCCAGAACAGGCCGGACTGGGGTAAAAACACCGGCATCGGGAAGACCATCGTCAGCACCAGCATGATTGATGATATTGTGAAAGACATGGGACGCAAATTATTTGAAACCCCGGTGGGGTTTAAATGGTTTGTGGATGGACTGTTGAATGGGAAAATCGCCTTTTGCGGGGAAGAGAGTGCCGGCGCCTCTTTGGTCAGAAAAGACGGGTCGGTCTGGACAACGGACAAAGACGGATTTGTTCTGACATTGCTTGCCGCGGAAATTCTGTCCCAAACCGGGAAAACGCCATCTGAGATTTACAATGAGACCCTGGTCCGCCAGTATGGAGCCCCCTATTACAAAAGGGTTGACGGGCCGATTACCGATAGGCAGAAATCGATACTTTCGGGAATAAGCCCAGACACCATAAGGGCATCATCATTGGCGGGGCTGCCCATTGTTGACGTACGGACCCGGGCATCTGGAAATAATGCGCCCCTGGGCGGCGTAAAAGTAACCTTGTCCGACGGCTCATGGTTTGCCATCCGGCCATCGGGGACAGAGCCGAAAATGAAATTCTATATCGAAAGCTTTGGCGGGAAACGCCTGTGGGAAAACATTCATGAAGAGGCGCTGAATTTGATATTCAACGCATAG
- a CDS encoding lysoplasmalogenase, with protein MDQHTSNRMTILVFTGFAVAFLATLHLRPYAGSWLVKTIPILMLALFALKNLIGKEGKLLFSGLLASAAGDILLELPDPSLFVPGMGAFILAHIFYIALFCRQPRATVPRVSILILILAYTIGFGTLLFPHLKEMTLPILFYLTVIAIMGISACMGRRNNRMVITGALIFIASDSLIAWNMFLAPIPHSSIWVMSTYYTAQALLTAGVYRALLNLQ; from the coding sequence ATGGATCAACACACTTCGAACCGAATGACCATCCTGGTATTTACCGGATTTGCCGTTGCATTTCTGGCCACCCTCCATCTCCGCCCCTACGCCGGAAGCTGGCTGGTCAAAACCATCCCCATCCTGATGCTGGCCTTGTTTGCCCTGAAAAACCTCATCGGGAAAGAGGGTAAACTCCTGTTTTCAGGACTCCTGGCTTCGGCCGCCGGAGATATCCTGCTGGAACTGCCCGATCCCTCTCTCTTTGTGCCGGGCATGGGCGCCTTCATCCTCGCCCATATTTTCTACATCGCCCTTTTCTGCCGCCAGCCCAGGGCAACGGTGCCCAGGGTATCCATACTCATCCTGATCCTGGCCTACACCATCGGATTCGGCACCCTGCTGTTTCCCCACCTCAAGGAGATGACCCTTCCCATTCTCTTTTACCTGACCGTGATTGCCATAATGGGCATTTCCGCCTGTATGGGCCGCAGGAACAATAGGATGGTCATCACAGGGGCCCTCATTTTCATCGCATCGGATTCCCTGATCGCCTGGAACATGTTCCTGGCCCCCATCCCCCATTCCAGCATATGGGTGATGTCCACCTACTACACGGCCCAGGCCCTGCTGACGGCCGGTGTATACAGAGCCCTGTTAAATCTGCAATAA
- a CDS encoding glutamate:sodium symporter — protein MTSQLFTQLAQEFSILGGLLLAGVFLRARIGLFQNLFLPASVIGGFIGLVLGPVVLKENALLPIPEEFIRDFSLLPGILILPIIASIPLGVGMDPGTPSSKKTNAVLPMFLIGTGCAFGLFALGFATKIAFTALMPQLDIYPAFGMELALGFFGGHGTAGLVGNILQKLNMPYWEVAQGVAVTSATVGLVCGILLGMVFINIAARKNRINHLTTPGNLPREMRKGYEKDTNRQALACRETTHSSSIDSLAFHVAVILAVCGLSYVLTGFLKAYKVPLLSNIAEWAYAIALMLVVNRIIRGLGLSHLIDPKIKTKFTALLVDFSIVAAVASLPVSAVIKYALPMITMFILGVAMVYLIVMKLGGRIFNDYSFERCIALFGQSTGVIMTGILLLRICDSEMKTPVLKDFSISYALSTMICYALLLPVIRLLPDSMAIFWLTAGVASSCLVGAVIFKWKRSG, from the coding sequence ATGACATCCCAGCTCTTTACCCAATTGGCCCAGGAATTTTCCATTCTGGGCGGCCTGCTTCTGGCTGGCGTGTTCCTGAGGGCCAGAATAGGGCTCTTCCAGAACCTCTTTCTGCCGGCGTCGGTGATCGGGGGATTCATCGGATTGGTATTGGGGCCGGTGGTGCTCAAGGAGAATGCCCTGCTGCCCATCCCGGAGGAATTTATCAGGGATTTTTCCCTGCTTCCGGGTATACTCATCCTGCCCATCATCGCTTCCATTCCCCTCGGGGTGGGCATGGATCCGGGGACTCCGTCATCAAAAAAGACCAATGCCGTGCTGCCCATGTTCCTCATCGGGACCGGATGCGCCTTTGGCCTTTTTGCCCTGGGGTTTGCCACCAAGATCGCCTTTACCGCCCTCATGCCCCAGCTGGACATTTATCCTGCCTTCGGCATGGAGCTGGCCCTGGGGTTTTTCGGGGGCCACGGTACGGCCGGCCTGGTGGGCAATATCCTCCAGAAACTGAACATGCCCTATTGGGAAGTGGCCCAGGGCGTGGCCGTCACCTCTGCCACCGTGGGGCTGGTCTGCGGCATCCTGCTGGGCATGGTCTTCATCAATATCGCCGCCCGGAAAAACAGGATCAACCACCTCACAACCCCCGGGAACCTGCCCCGGGAGATGAGAAAAGGGTATGAAAAAGATACGAACCGCCAGGCCCTGGCCTGCCGGGAGACCACCCATTCCTCGTCCATAGACAGCCTGGCCTTTCACGTGGCCGTCATCCTGGCCGTCTGCGGCCTCTCCTATGTCCTGACCGGATTCCTCAAGGCCTACAAGGTGCCCCTTTTGTCCAATATTGCCGAATGGGCCTATGCCATCGCCCTCATGCTGGTCGTCAACAGAATAATCAGAGGCCTGGGGTTAAGCCATCTTATCGATCCGAAAATCAAAACCAAGTTCACCGCGCTCCTGGTGGACTTTTCCATTGTGGCCGCCGTGGCCAGCCTTCCGGTTTCCGCCGTGATCAAATATGCCCTTCCCATGATCACCATGTTCATCCTGGGGGTGGCCATGGTCTACCTCATTGTCATGAAGCTGGGCGGCAGGATCTTTAATGATTATTCCTTTGAGCGGTGCATCGCCCTTTTCGGGCAGAGCACCGGGGTCATTATGACGGGGATTCTTCTGCTCAGGATCTGTGACTCGGAAATGAAGACTCCGGTGCTGAAGGATTTTTCCATCTCCTACGCCCTGTCCACCATGATATGCTACGCCCTGCTTTTGCCTGTGATCCGGCTGCTGCCCGATTCCATGGCCATTTTCTGGCTGACGGCGGGGGTGGCGTCATCCTGCCTGGTTGGGGCCGTTATCTTTAAATGGAAACGTTCAGGGTAA
- a CDS encoding aldehyde dehydrogenase family protein translates to MKTYDKFYINGQWATPRGKEWTEVVNPCNEEVIAKVAMGNEADVDLAVQAATGALPEWSGTPVAQRAHFLSRLSQAMEARQDEIGDTISREMGMPSLWSRMIQAGLPIAAAKSFVTILEDYEFQTPMGSTMIAKEPIGVCGFITPWNYPLHQIIGKVAPALAAGCTMVLKPSQLAPLNAFILAEIMEEIDLPAGVFNLVQGTGSCVGQAISAHPDIDMVSLTGSTRSGVLVSQAAARTIKRVTLELGGKSANILLEDADFDAAVSKGMFNCYLNSGQTCTAQTRMIVPANRQEEVIDMALAALGVMEMGDAFDDNVYLGPMVDANQQASVREYIRTGVAEGARLVAGGYKQSGIGRERSKYGLEEYLEIKAMIGYTPGD, encoded by the coding sequence ATGAAAACATACGATAAATTCTACATAAACGGTCAATGGGCAACACCCCGGGGCAAGGAATGGACCGAGGTGGTCAATCCCTGTAACGAAGAGGTCATCGCCAAGGTGGCCATGGGCAATGAGGCGGATGTGGATCTGGCGGTGCAAGCCGCCACAGGGGCTTTGCCTGAATGGTCCGGGACGCCTGTGGCCCAGCGGGCCCATTTTCTTTCAAGGCTCTCCCAGGCCATGGAAGCCCGCCAGGATGAGATCGGGGACACCATTTCCAGGGAAATGGGTATGCCCTCCCTCTGGTCGCGGATGATCCAGGCGGGCCTGCCCATCGCCGCCGCCAAAAGCTTTGTAACCATCCTTGAGGACTATGAGTTCCAAACCCCCATGGGCAGTACCATGATCGCCAAGGAACCCATCGGGGTCTGCGGATTCATCACCCCCTGGAATTATCCCCTGCACCAGATCATCGGGAAGGTGGCCCCGGCCCTGGCAGCCGGGTGCACCATGGTGCTCAAGCCCAGCCAGCTGGCCCCCCTCAACGCCTTTATCCTGGCCGAGATCATGGAAGAAATCGACCTGCCTGCCGGGGTCTTCAACCTGGTCCAGGGCACAGGTTCCTGTGTGGGGCAGGCCATTTCGGCCCACCCGGACATTGATATGGTTTCCTTGACCGGGTCCACCCGGTCCGGGGTCCTGGTCTCCCAGGCCGCCGCCCGGACTATAAAGCGGGTCACCCTGGAACTGGGGGGCAAGTCCGCCAATATCCTCCTGGAGGATGCGGATTTTGACGCCGCCGTTTCCAAGGGCATGTTCAATTGTTACCTCAACTCCGGCCAGACCTGTACTGCCCAGACCCGGATGATCGTCCCGGCTAACCGTCAGGAAGAGGTCATTGACATGGCGCTGGCGGCCCTGGGTGTCATGGAGATGGGGGACGCCTTTGACGACAATGTCTATCTGGGCCCAATGGTGGATGCCAACCAGCAGGCCTCGGTCCGGGAATATATCCGTACCGGGGTGGCTGAAGGGGCCAGGCTCGTGGCCGGCGGATACAAGCAGTCGGGCATCGGCAGGGAACGGAGCAAGTACGGCCTGGAGGAATACCTGGAGATCAAAGCCATGATCGGATATACGCCCGGGGACTGA